The proteins below come from a single Serratia ficaria genomic window:
- a CDS encoding SDR family oxidoreductase, which yields MSNQSLQGKVVLIAGGAKNLGGLVARDLAAGGAAAVVVHYNSDATRAAAEETLAAVKAAGAQAIAVQGDLTRPANVARLFDEAVKAFGKVDIAINTAGLVIKKPIAEVTEADYDTSFDVNAKAAFFFIQQAGKHLADNGRIVTIVSSLLAAYTPFYAVYPGSKAPVEHFTRAASKEFGERGISVNAIGPGPMDTPFFYGQESKEAVDYHSSAAALSKFSKTGLTDIEDIAPIVKFLVTDGWWITGQTLFANGGYTTR from the coding sequence TGGGCGGCCTGGTGGCGCGCGATCTGGCTGCCGGCGGCGCGGCGGCGGTGGTAGTGCACTACAACAGCGACGCCACCCGCGCGGCGGCCGAGGAAACGCTGGCGGCGGTGAAAGCGGCGGGCGCGCAGGCGATTGCGGTGCAGGGCGATCTGACCAGGCCGGCCAACGTGGCGCGGCTGTTCGACGAGGCGGTCAAGGCCTTCGGCAAGGTGGATATCGCCATCAATACCGCCGGCCTGGTGATTAAAAAACCGATCGCCGAGGTGACGGAGGCGGATTACGACACCAGCTTCGACGTCAACGCCAAAGCGGCGTTCTTCTTTATCCAGCAGGCGGGCAAGCACCTGGCGGACAACGGGCGCATCGTGACCATCGTCAGCTCGCTGCTGGCGGCCTATACGCCGTTTTACGCGGTTTACCCGGGCAGCAAGGCGCCGGTGGAGCATTTCACCCGCGCGGCGTCGAAGGAGTTCGGCGAGCGCGGCATCAGCGTGAACGCCATCGGCCCGGGCCCGATGGACACGCCGTTCTTCTACGGCCAGGAAAGCAAGGAGGCGGTGGACTACCACAGCAGCGCCGCCGCGCTGAGCAAGTTCTCGAAAACCGGCCTGACCGACATCGAGGATATTGCGCCGATCGTCAAATTCCTGGTCACCGACGGCTGGTGGATCACCGGCCAGACGCTGTTCGCCAACGGCGGCTATACTACCCGTTAA